A DNA window from bacterium HR17 contains the following coding sequences:
- the cinA_2 gene encoding CinA-like protein gives MKVAEIIAVGNELLIGDVLDTNTHWLCRRLTRMGVTVRRAVLVRDDEDAIAAEVRGALQRDTDLLVTSGGLGPTDDDRTVAAVAKAVGRPLELNEQALQMVTQRYRDLYERGFVDTPEVTPARGKMALLPAGATPLFNPVGTAPGVWLPVDTTILVCLPGVPAELKGIFEQTLPPLLQQVLGAGHYTERTFEVTCRDESVLAPLLKQVADRHPSVYIKSKARVFGDEVRITVLMAASGSDKATVEQTLQAAVDDLAVTLEPHGVVLIPKAVEQELPTEGR, from the coding sequence ATGAAGGTCGCGGAAATCATTGCCGTCGGCAATGAGTTGCTGATTGGCGATGTGCTGGACACCAACACCCACTGGCTGTGTCGGCGGTTGACGCGGATGGGGGTGACAGTGCGTCGTGCCGTGTTGGTGCGCGATGACGAAGACGCTATCGCAGCGGAAGTGCGAGGGGCGCTACAACGGGACACCGATTTGCTCGTCACTTCTGGCGGCTTGGGACCGACGGACGATGACCGCACCGTCGCCGCTGTGGCTAAGGCGGTGGGACGCCCGTTGGAACTCAACGAGCAAGCGTTACAGATGGTGACCCAACGCTATCGCGACCTTTACGAGCGCGGGTTTGTGGACACGCCTGAAGTGACGCCTGCGCGCGGCAAGATGGCACTGTTGCCAGCGGGGGCGACGCCGCTCTTCAACCCCGTCGGGACAGCACCCGGCGTTTGGTTGCCTGTAGATACAACCATCCTCGTTTGCCTGCCCGGCGTGCCCGCAGAGCTGAAGGGCATTTTTGAGCAAACGCTGCCGCCGTTGCTCCAACAGGTTTTGGGTGCGGGGCATTACACCGAACGCACTTTTGAAGTGACTTGTCGCGATGAGTCCGTTTTAGCGCCGCTGCTCAAGCAAGTCGCCGACAGACATCCGTCAGTTTACATCAAGTCTAAAGCCCGCGTCTTCGGCGACGAAGTGCGCATCACGGTTTTGATGGCGGCATCAGGGAGCGATAAAGCGACCGTGGAGCAAACTTTGCAGGCTGCCGTCGACGATTTGGCGGTCACCTTAGAACCGCATGGCGTCGTCCTTATCCCCAAAGCAGTGGAGCAAGAATTGCCGACGGAGGGGCGATGA